Proteins encoded by one window of Rutidosis leptorrhynchoides isolate AG116_Rl617_1_P2 chromosome 7, CSIRO_AGI_Rlap_v1, whole genome shotgun sequence:
- the LOC139856931 gene encoding protein DOWNSTREAM OF FLC-like — translation MANLLLIFTLCLLPALSLADNPFRLQGRVYCDTCRAGFETSVTKYLAGAKVQVECMDRSTLQRRYTLSATTDSTGTYEMEVPTDHGDQKCECALVSSPDPTCAEPNIGRHRATVILTRENGMNKDTRFANAMGFLAKTPLPGCTELIKSYFADN, via the exons ATGGCCAACTTGTTGCTCATCTTCACTCTCTGCCTCCTTCCAGCTCTTTCATTAGCCGATAATCCATTCCGTCTCCAAGGACGGGTCTATTGCGACACTTGCCGTGCTGGTTTCGAAACTTCGGTCACCAAATACTTGGCTG GTGCAAAGGTTCAAGTAGAGTGCATGGATAGGAGTACATTGCAACGCAGATACACCTTATCTGCAACAACTGACTCAACTGGAACCTATGAAATGGAGGTACCAACTGATCATGGTGATCAAAAATGTGAGTGCGCCCTCGTGAGCAGCCCTGACCCCACGTGTGCCGAACCCAACATCGGTCGTCACCGTGCTACCGTCATCCTTACTCGTGAGAATGGTATGAACAAGGATACACGTTTCGCTAACGCGATGGGTTTCTTGGCGAAAACTCCATTGCCCGGCTGCACCGAGCTCATTAAATCTTACTTTGCTGATAACTAG